The nucleotide sequence GCGCAGCGGGATCCTCGACGCCACCGGCGTCGCGCACCTCCTGGGGATCGCCGACACGCCGTTGGCGCAGATCGGTCGGACCAACCCGCTGCTCGGCGACCACCAGCTCGTCCTGCTCGGCTACGATCCCACCGATCCCGACAGCTTCGACGCGGACCAGCTCAGGGCGCGTCCCGCGCTCCGGCACTTCGACGACGCCACTGTCAGGGCCGACCCGATCGCCACCGCGCGGCTCGCCGTCGAGGCCCTCACGAGCCCGGACGCCGCCATCGCGGTCCATTTCGACGTCGACGCCGTCGACTCCCGCGATCTCCCGCTGGGGAACTTCCCGCACTACGGCACCGGCGTGCCGCTCGCCACGGCCGGGCTGGTCCTCGAGGAGTTGCTCGCCGCTCCGGGTGTGCGGGCGCTGGTCCTCACGGAGGTCAACCCGACGCACGACCCGGCGGGAACCCAGCTCTCCCGCTACGTCGAAACGGTGACCCACGCGATCGCGCAAGCGCTGCACCCGTCCCGGCGCGACGAGGGACCGGGCTAGCCTAGGCCTCCGCCTCGCCAGGGCGCGGCCGGAGGCGTTGATCGGCCACCAGGCATCGATAGTGGCATCCGATAGCCGGCGTTCAGGCACGGCAGCGCTTCGTTGACTACGAGCCGGTTTCAGAACTGGCGGGGGCTGTGTCGGGACTACCGACCAGGACCCGAACGACCTCGCCGACCGAGCAGGTACCACCTGGAGCCCGACGGCCCGGGGCCGGGCCCGACCCACCCTTCTACAGCAAGCCAGAGTAGGCGACCACGCCGCGCTGGCAGGCGTCGACGGCGGCGCGGGCGGTGGTCTGGACCTCGGGGTCGTCGGCGACCAGGGCGATCTGGCGGAGCAGGTCGATGAGCTGCTTGGTGACCCGGACGAAGTCGCCGGGGGTGATGTCCTCGGCGGCCAGGACGTCCTCGAGGGGGTCGCCGCTGGCCCAGCGATGGGCGGGGTCGGCGAAGCCGGGGTCGAGCTCGCGGGTCAGGGACAGGCCGCCCGCCTCCTCGTGGGCGCGGACCTCCTCCTGGAGCTTGGCCAGGGCGTCAAGGGCGGCCTCGACGGCCCGGGTGGGCGCGAGCGGCGGGTCGCCCGGGGGGCCGTCGGCGCCGCGGGTCTCGTAGACCAGGCTGGAGACGCAGGCGGCCAGCTCGGCCGGCTCGAGCCCGCGCCAGACCCCGCGGTGCATGGCCTCCACCACCACCAGGTCGGTCTCGGCGTACACCCGGCGCAGGGTCTCGCCCTTGGGGGTGAGGGCGAAGCCGTCCACGTACCCGAGGCTGCCGAGCACCTCCAGGACCCGGTCGAAGGTCCGGACCAGCGACCCGGTGCGCCGCCGCACCCGCTCGGCCAGGGCCCGCTGCTCCTTGGCCAGCTGGTCGTGGCGCTGCATCCACCTCTCGTGCTCGGCCAGGTCGGGGCAGCCGTGCACGGGGTGGGCGCGCAGCTCGTCCCGGAGGGCGGCCAGCTCCGGGTCGTCGGCGCCGGGCCGCCGGCGGCGCCGGGGCCGGGGGACCGAAGGCGGGTCGAGCTCGGCCAGGGCCCTGGCCACGTACGACTTGAACCGGGGGCTCTTGGGGCTGAGCTGGCGAGGCATGGCCACCTTGCCGACCCGCACCGGGATGCCGCCCAGGTCGCGGACGGCGACCCGGCGGACCCGGCGGTCCTCGGTCAGGACCAGGATCCCGGTCGAGTTGTCGCGGCCGCCGGCCGGCCCGATGACCGCGGCCAGCCCGCGGCGGCGCCCGCCGGGCAGCCAGATGACGGTGCCGGGGGTCAGCGAGCGCAGCGCCTCGGCCGCCTCCTGGGTCTCGGCCCGGCGGTCGGCGTCGGCCAGGGTGCTCTCGCGGGCCCGCAGCCGCCGGCGCAGCTCCCAGTACCCGGTGATGTCGCCCCGGTCGCAGGCCGCCGACTCCAGGTAGCCGGCGAGGAAGCGGGCGTTGCGGGCCATGGTCTGCTCGGCCCCGTGCACGGTCCGGTCGGCCAGGAACTGGGCGAACGAGGAGGCCAGCAGCCGCTCGGCCTGCCCCCGCTCGTAGTTGGCGACCAGGTTGACGGCCATGTTGTAGGAGGGACGGAACGACGAGGTGAGCGGGTAGGTGCGGGTCGAGGCCAGCCCGGTGATCCGCTCGAAGGGGATGTAGGGCTGGTGGAGCACGACCGCGGCTCCGCGGCTGTCGATCCCGCGCCGGCCGGCCCGCCCCGTGAGCTGGGTGTACTCGCCCGGGGTGAGCAGCTCGTGGCGCTCGCCCTGCCACTTGGTGAGCCGCTCGATGGCCACCGTCCGGGCCGGCATGTTGATCCCCAGCGACAGCGTCTCGGTGGCGAACACCACCTTGACCAGTCCCTGGGCGAACAGCTCCTCGACCGCCTCCTTGAACAGGGGCAGCATGCCGGCGTGGTGGCTGGCCACGCCGCGGCCCAGCGACTCGGCCAGGAGGTCGTAGCCGAGCGCGTCCAGGTCGGCCGGGTCGATGGGGGCCACCTTGAGCTCGAGGAACTCGAGGATCTCGGCCCGCTCGGCGTGGCTGGTGAGCCGGATGTTGCCGGCCCGGCACTGCTCGAGGGCCTGGTCGCAGCCGGCCCGGGAGAAGATGAAGTAGATGGCCGGGAGCAGCCGCTCCGCCTCCAGCAGGTCGACCACCTCGACCCGGGACGGCACCCAGCCCCGGCCCGCCGGTCTCGGTCCGGTGCGTTGATGCGGGCGGCCCTTGGTGTCGCGGCCCGGGCGCCACTCGCGCTCGCCCCGGCGGGCCAGGGCCGGGTTCGGGACGACGTCGTCGCCCCTGGTCACGAACATCGGCTGCAGCTCGCGGCCGATCAGGTAGTAGTTGTCGAGGGGGACGGGCCGGCGCTCCTCGATCACCACCTCGGTGGCGCCGCGGGTCGCCTCCAGCCACTCGCCGAACTCCTCGGCGTTGGAGACGGTGGCCGACAGGCTGGCCACCCGGACCTCGACCGGGAGGTTGATCAGGACCTCTTCCCAGACCGCCCCCCGGACCCGGTCCTGGAGGTAGTGGACCTCGTCCATGACCACATAGCGCAGGCCGCCGAGGGTGGGGCTGCCCTCGTAGAGCATGTTGCGGAGCACCTCGGTGGTCATCACCACCACCGGGGCCTCGCCGTTGATCGAGTTGTCGCCGGTGAGCAGGCCGACCCGGGCCGCGCCGTGGCGGGCCACGAAGTCGCCGAACTTCTGGTTGGAGAGGGCCTTGAGCGGGGTGGTGTAGAACGCCTTGCCGCCCGAGCGCAGGGCCAGCCAGACGGCGAACTCCCCCACCACCGTCTTGCCGGCCCCGGTGGGGGCGGCGACCAGCGCGCCCTGGCCCGCGGCCAGGGCCAGGCAGCCGCGCCGCTGGAAGTCGTCCAGCTCGAAGCGGTAGCCGCCGGCGAACTCCTCCACGAGCGCCGGATGGTGGGTGTCCATGGCGCTCATGCTGCCAGCCGCGCCCCCCTCGGCGCTCGGGGTTGCCTACCGCATGCTGAAGGCCCGCACCGGCAGGTCGGCGGCGCGCAGGCGCCGGGCCAGGTCGGCCGCGAACGGGTGCTCGTCGAGCCCGAGGCCGCGCGGGTTGGCGACCAGGAAGTGGACCTGGCCGCCGGCCCGGCGGGCCTCGAAGCGGGCCCCGTAGCCGCGCAGCAGCCGTTCCGCGCCGGCGGCCCCGGCCGCGGCCACGGTGAGCCGGATCGGCCGGTCGAGGCCGGACAGCCGCCCGGCCGCCGCCCGCGCCGCCGCCACCCCGGCCGCCCGGTCGGCCGCCCCGGCGGCGGCCGCCTCGGGCGCCGGCCCGAGCACGGCGTTGCGGAGCAGCCGCTGGGTGCCGTCGGTGAAGGCCCGGAAGTTGGGCTCGAACGAGAACAGCACCGCCCGGCCGGCGCCGACCGGCTCGTCGACCACCGCGGCCGTGCCGCCCAGCTCCTCCTCGCCGGCGGCGAACCCGGAGACGAAGAAGTCGGGGTGGCCGGCCGGCGGGTAGGCCACGGCGGCATGGGCCGGGTCGCTGGCCCGCATGACCGCGTCGTAGGCGTTGAAC is from Actinomycetota bacterium and encodes:
- a CDS encoding arginase family protein — translated: MGSTELSVLGVPTSAGAHHAGQDLAPAALRERGFVAGLRGAGLRVTEAGDVAGEVFRADAADATARNLGAVVRVARSVAAAVEREARVGRVPIVLGGDCTITLGVVAGLQRVHEDVRLAYFDGDADLNSPQRTRSGILDATGVAHLLGIADTPLAQIGRTNPLLGDHQLVLLGYDPTDPDSFDADQLRARPALRHFDDATVRADPIATARLAVEALTSPDAAIAVHFDVDAVDSRDLPLGNFPHYGTGVPLATAGLVLEELLAAPGVRALVLTEVNPTHDPAGTQLSRYVETVTHAIAQALHPSRRDEGPG
- a CDS encoding DEAD/DEAH box helicase, coding for MSAMDTHHPALVEEFAGGYRFELDDFQRRGCLALAAGQGALVAAPTGAGKTVVGEFAVWLALRSGGKAFYTTPLKALSNQKFGDFVARHGAARVGLLTGDNSINGEAPVVVMTTEVLRNMLYEGSPTLGGLRYVVMDEVHYLQDRVRGAVWEEVLINLPVEVRVASLSATVSNAEEFGEWLEATRGATEVVIEERRPVPLDNYYLIGRELQPMFVTRGDDVVPNPALARRGEREWRPGRDTKGRPHQRTGPRPAGRGWVPSRVEVVDLLEAERLLPAIYFIFSRAGCDQALEQCRAGNIRLTSHAERAEILEFLELKVAPIDPADLDALGYDLLAESLGRGVASHHAGMLPLFKEAVEELFAQGLVKVVFATETLSLGINMPARTVAIERLTKWQGERHELLTPGEYTQLTGRAGRRGIDSRGAAVVLHQPYIPFERITGLASTRTYPLTSSFRPSYNMAVNLVANYERGQAERLLASSFAQFLADRTVHGAEQTMARNARFLAGYLESAACDRGDITGYWELRRRLRARESTLADADRRAETQEAAEALRSLTPGTVIWLPGGRRRGLAAVIGPAGGRDNSTGILVLTEDRRVRRVAVRDLGGIPVRVGKVAMPRQLSPKSPRFKSYVARALAELDPPSVPRPRRRRRPGADDPELAALRDELRAHPVHGCPDLAEHERWMQRHDQLAKEQRALAERVRRRTGSLVRTFDRVLEVLGSLGYVDGFALTPKGETLRRVYAETDLVVVEAMHRGVWRGLEPAELAACVSSLVYETRGADGPPGDPPLAPTRAVEAALDALAKLQEEVRAHEEAGGLSLTRELDPGFADPAHRWASGDPLEDVLAAEDITPGDFVRVTKQLIDLLRQIALVADDPEVQTTARAAVDACQRGVVAYSGLL